From one Halosimplex rubrum genomic stretch:
- a CDS encoding MBL fold metallo-hydrolase — protein MTITSDWGEWWAREELFGPDVEGVSLWFLGVTGWAIRTPETTLFIDPYFSTERDREYIARMPPVPMEPAWAEACDAVFCTHDHRDHFWPPSFGPLLDHDGAAVHAPAACYENHDVSDMPDDSQEVVEPGDSYEVGDLTIHVRGGRDPDADGSVTYVLEHEAGTIFHGGDNRPCDAFEAVGEEFDVDMGMLSYGTSARLYQDGEVVRRKLYNDAQDVIDAANMVGIERLVPTHWRRWRAIQADPGALAKAATTFEYPRIIEEIEVGDRLRLDRPGVVTPTRLDGE, from the coding sequence ATGACGATCACCAGCGACTGGGGCGAGTGGTGGGCCCGCGAGGAGCTGTTCGGCCCGGACGTAGAGGGCGTGTCGCTGTGGTTCCTGGGCGTGACCGGGTGGGCGATCCGGACGCCCGAGACCACCCTCTTTATCGACCCCTACTTCAGCACCGAGCGCGACCGCGAGTACATCGCGCGGATGCCGCCGGTGCCGATGGAACCGGCGTGGGCCGAGGCCTGCGACGCCGTCTTCTGCACGCACGACCACCGCGACCACTTCTGGCCGCCCTCGTTCGGCCCGCTGCTCGACCACGACGGGGCCGCGGTCCACGCGCCCGCGGCGTGTTACGAGAACCACGACGTGAGCGACATGCCCGACGACAGTCAGGAAGTCGTCGAACCCGGCGACAGCTACGAGGTCGGCGACCTGACGATCCACGTCCGGGGCGGGCGCGATCCCGACGCGGACGGCAGCGTCACCTACGTCCTCGAACACGAGGCGGGGACGATCTTCCACGGCGGCGACAACCGCCCCTGCGACGCCTTCGAGGCGGTCGGCGAGGAGTTCGACGTGGACATGGGGATGCTCTCCTACGGGACGAGCGCGCGCCTCTACCAGGACGGCGAGGTCGTCCGGCGGAAGCTGTACAACGACGCCCAGGACGTGATCGACGCCGCGAACATGGTCGGGATCGAGCGGCTCGTCCCGACCCACTGGCGGCGCTGGCGGGCGATCCAGGCCGACCCCGGCGCGCTCGCGAAGGCCGCGACGACCTTCGAGTACCCGCGGATCATCGAGGAGATAGAGGTCGGCGACCGCCTGCGACTGGACCGGCCGGGGGTCGTCACGCCGACGCGTCTCGACGGCGAGTGA
- a CDS encoding potassium channel family protein has product MNTWQRRSVVYTGVLALSMYAFTVVYQYGMAAFEGDPKTFLEALQFVVETFTTTGYGSQAGWDSAAMLVLVIVMDVTGTVMIFLALPVVAFPAFEEALSTTVPTAVENGHEDHVIVATYTPRVETLIGELDSRGVDWVIVEPDRDRATDLYEDGYDVIHNDPDSADGLRAANFTDARALVADVSDQVDASIVLTAKEIDESVRVVSVVEEPDRSRYHELAGADAVLSPRPLLGESLARKITASVSTDLGSTVEVGEDFDIAELPVHRGADVAGRTLAESGLRERAGVNVIGAWFDGEFESPPEPDSVIEPGTVLLMTGRDDRLEALADRTRSEVRRHTSGETIVVGYGEVGRTVTDVLDDAGLPYTVVDRDEAPGVDVVGDATDPEVLERAGLASARSVILAIPDDTAAEFATLVVRDESRRVEIVARAEEAEAVQKMYRAGADYVLALGTVTGRMVASAVLEDEDVISLDTQVEVVRTRASGLVGTSLGDADVRARTGVTVVAVERDGDVVTDLGPDFRVREGDELVVAGPDEATNRFTEVFG; this is encoded by the coding sequence ATGAACACGTGGCAGCGCCGGTCGGTCGTCTACACCGGCGTGCTCGCCCTCTCGATGTACGCGTTCACGGTCGTCTACCAGTACGGGATGGCGGCCTTCGAGGGCGACCCCAAGACGTTCCTGGAGGCGCTGCAGTTCGTCGTCGAGACGTTCACGACGACCGGCTACGGCTCCCAGGCGGGGTGGGACTCGGCCGCGATGCTCGTGCTCGTCATCGTCATGGACGTCACCGGGACCGTGATGATCTTCCTGGCGCTGCCGGTGGTGGCGTTCCCCGCCTTCGAGGAGGCGCTGTCGACGACGGTCCCCACGGCGGTCGAGAACGGCCACGAGGACCACGTGATCGTCGCCACCTACACGCCCCGCGTCGAGACGCTCATCGGCGAACTCGACTCTCGGGGGGTGGACTGGGTCATCGTCGAACCGGACCGCGACCGCGCGACGGACCTCTACGAGGACGGGTACGACGTGATCCACAACGACCCCGACTCCGCCGACGGGCTCCGCGCCGCGAACTTCACCGACGCGCGGGCGCTCGTGGCCGACGTGTCCGACCAGGTCGACGCCAGCATCGTCCTCACCGCCAAGGAGATCGACGAGTCTGTCCGCGTCGTCAGCGTCGTCGAGGAGCCCGACCGGTCGCGCTACCACGAACTGGCCGGCGCCGACGCGGTGCTCTCCCCCCGCCCGCTGCTCGGCGAGAGTCTCGCCCGGAAGATCACCGCCAGCGTCTCGACCGACCTGGGAAGCACGGTCGAGGTCGGCGAAGACTTCGACATCGCGGAACTCCCGGTCCACCGGGGCGCCGACGTGGCCGGGCGCACCCTCGCCGAGAGCGGCCTCCGCGAGCGGGCCGGCGTCAACGTCATCGGCGCCTGGTTCGACGGCGAGTTCGAGAGCCCGCCCGAACCGGACTCGGTCATCGAACCCGGGACGGTCCTGCTGATGACCGGCCGCGACGACCGACTGGAGGCGCTGGCCGACCGCACGCGCTCGGAGGTGCGCCGCCACACGTCCGGGGAGACCATCGTCGTCGGCTACGGCGAGGTCGGCCGCACGGTCACCGACGTGCTCGACGACGCCGGCCTGCCCTACACCGTCGTCGACAGGGACGAGGCGCCGGGGGTCGACGTGGTCGGCGACGCCACCGACCCCGAGGTGCTGGAGCGGGCCGGACTGGCGTCGGCGCGGTCGGTCATCCTCGCTATCCCCGACGACACCGCCGCGGAGTTCGCCACCCTCGTGGTCCGCGACGAGAGTCGGCGGGTCGAGATCGTCGCCCGCGCCGAGGAGGCCGAGGCCGTCCAGAAGATGTACCGCGCCGGCGCCGACTACGTCCTCGCGCTCGGGACCGTCACCGGTCGCATGGTCGCCTCCGCCGTGCTGGAGGACGAGGACGTGATCTCGCTCGATACGCAGGTCGAGGTCGTCCGCACGCGCGCGTCCGGACTCGTCGGCACCTCGCTCGGCGACGCCGACGTGCGCGCCCGCACCGGCGTCACCGTCGTCGCCGTCGAGCGCGACGGCGACGTGGTGACGGACCTGGGCCCCGACTTCCGCGTCCGCGAGGGCGACGAACTCGTCGTCGCCGGCCCCGACGAGGCCACCAATCGGTTCACCGAAGTGTTCGGGTGA
- a CDS encoding protein translocase SEC61 complex subunit gamma, with the protein MNVPYDLNSYVRVLKLASTPSWEEFSQVAKIAGAGIILVGILGFLIFVIMNFVPGGP; encoded by the coding sequence ATGAACGTTCCCTACGACCTGAACTCCTACGTCCGCGTGCTGAAACTGGCCAGCACGCCGTCGTGGGAAGAGTTCTCGCAAGTCGCGAAGATCGCCGGGGCCGGCATCATCCTCGTCGGCATCCTCGGCTTCCTGATCTTCGTGATCATGAACTTCGTGCCGGGGGGGCCCTGA
- a CDS encoding transcription elongation factor Spt5, which yields MGIFAVKTTASQERTVADMIMNREEESIHAALAPDSLTSYVMVEADESAVFERISDEIPHMRGVVPGKSGIAEVEHFLSPKPDVEGIAEGDIVELIAGPFKGEKAQVQRIDEGKDQVTVELYEATVPIPVTVRGDQIRVLDSEER from the coding sequence ATGGGCATCTTCGCCGTCAAGACCACGGCCAGCCAGGAGCGTACCGTCGCCGACATGATCATGAACCGCGAGGAAGAGTCGATCCACGCCGCGCTCGCCCCGGACTCGCTGACCTCCTACGTCATGGTCGAGGCCGACGAGTCGGCCGTCTTCGAGCGCATCTCCGACGAGATCCCTCACATGCGCGGCGTCGTCCCCGGGAAGTCGGGCATCGCCGAAGTCGAGCACTTCCTCTCGCCCAAGCCCGACGTGGAGGGTATCGCCGAGGGGGACATCGTCGAACTCATCGCCGGCCCGTTCAAGGGCGAGAAGGCCCAGGTCCAGCGCATCGACGAGGGCAAAGACCAGGTCACCGTCGAGCTGTACGAGGCAACCGTCCCGATCCCGGTCACCGTCCGCGGCGACCAGATCCGCGTGCTGGACTCCGAAGAGCGGTAG
- a CDS encoding phosphatase PAP2 family protein: MGLVTVLAQVAAVVVALHLLGLVAVVGRDGLFGAPARVRANFRSVAPTLGLLVVVLAVNGVVRDVGVELSWLIGVNITGAIYALEGGFVAWLQSFASPPLTAYFSAVYVFGYAFLLTFPVVAYLACEDDRPVRTLLVAYAVNYALGLVCYVLFISYGPRNVTPEAVESLLYANWPQAQLLTGRVNRNTNVFPSLHTSLSVTVALVAARYRDSFPRWYPVAAALAASIAVSTMYLGIHWATDVVAGAVLAAVAVAVGGLVAGAADESRSASGGPDARWTDRVAAWIRR; this comes from the coding sequence ATGGGGCTGGTCACCGTCCTCGCGCAGGTCGCCGCCGTCGTCGTCGCGCTGCACCTGCTCGGACTCGTCGCGGTCGTCGGCCGCGACGGCCTGTTCGGCGCCCCCGCACGGGTTCGGGCGAACTTCCGGTCGGTCGCGCCGACGCTCGGCCTGCTGGTCGTCGTCCTCGCCGTCAACGGCGTCGTCCGCGACGTGGGCGTCGAGCTCTCCTGGCTCATCGGCGTGAACATCACCGGGGCGATCTACGCGCTGGAAGGCGGGTTCGTCGCCTGGCTCCAGTCGTTCGCCTCGCCGCCGCTGACCGCCTACTTCAGCGCCGTCTACGTCTTCGGCTACGCCTTCCTGCTGACGTTCCCCGTCGTCGCCTACCTCGCCTGCGAGGACGACCGCCCCGTCCGGACGCTGCTGGTCGCCTACGCGGTCAACTACGCGCTCGGGCTCGTCTGTTACGTCCTCTTCATCTCCTACGGGCCCCGAAACGTCACGCCCGAGGCCGTCGAGTCGCTGCTGTACGCGAACTGGCCCCAGGCGCAGCTGCTGACCGGTCGCGTCAACCGGAACACGAACGTCTTCCCGTCGCTGCACACCTCGCTGTCGGTGACGGTCGCGCTCGTCGCCGCTCGCTACCGCGACAGCTTCCCGCGCTGGTACCCCGTCGCCGCCGCCCTCGCCGCGTCGATCGCCGTCTCGACGATGTACCTCGGCATCCACTGGGCGACCGACGTGGTCGCCGGCGCCGTGCTCGCGGCGGTCGCGGTCGCGGTCGGCGGTCTCGTCGCCGGCGCCGCCGACGAGTCGCGCTCGGCGTCCGGCGGCCCGGACGCGCGCTGGACCGACCGCGTCGCCGCGTGGATCCGACGGTGA
- a CDS encoding ABC transporter substrate-binding protein, whose protein sequence is MGESSEPTSSRRRRLLRSLAAGATLGTAGCMRRLRAATGWESVAPVSVGIKTLPADADPYALRVAQSVAEWFRAGGLESTVTPVAPEELYRQVLLRNDFDAFVGRVPARLRDGDGLYALLHSRFGSEPGWQNPFGYANLDVDDRLADQRTATGETRREALADIQRSVARTQPFSLVAFPDEIRAVRGERFTGWHRSDYGSPLGYLSLDEGWRESAGEGATATATATPADPATLRTVITDRRPTENLNPLAAEFRWAGVLTGLLYDPLGYETESGGVEPWLADGWEFETVDGRPRARVRLREGLTWHDGEPVTAADVALTYALLSDVTLGRTTEGTDTATDSDAAVAAPRFRGRSSLVADAEVLDRRTVEVRFADCTAAVAAGAFTVPVLPEHVWRERTGPASVGGVDFGATSEALVTNNVPPVGSGPFAFERNVPGDRLVFERFDDHFLATDPPADLPGGVDGFPPYERIDVTVVGADETAVSMVTSGDADVTGTAVGAETIPRIGRSEGVDLVVGRSPSPYVVGYNTRRPPLTNPRFRHTLGHLIDRRALVEDVFDGYAWPAASALVGSGLVPSDLQFDGEHPVTPFFGSDGTVDADAARAAFRDAGYEYDDGTLVERD, encoded by the coding sequence ATGGGGGAGTCATCCGAACCGACCTCGAGCCGCCGTCGCCGTCTGCTCCGGTCGCTGGCCGCCGGGGCGACCCTCGGGACCGCCGGGTGCATGCGCCGGCTGCGCGCGGCCACCGGCTGGGAGTCGGTGGCGCCGGTGTCGGTCGGGATCAAGACGCTCCCGGCCGACGCCGACCCCTACGCGCTCCGGGTCGCCCAGTCGGTCGCCGAGTGGTTCCGGGCTGGCGGCCTCGAATCGACGGTCACGCCCGTCGCCCCCGAGGAGCTGTACCGGCAGGTGCTCCTCCGGAACGACTTCGACGCGTTCGTCGGGCGGGTCCCCGCTCGCCTCCGCGACGGCGACGGCCTCTACGCGCTGTTGCACTCGCGCTTTGGCTCCGAGCCGGGCTGGCAGAACCCCTTCGGCTACGCGAACCTCGACGTCGACGACCGGCTGGCCGACCAGCGCACCGCGACCGGCGAGACGCGGCGCGAGGCGCTGGCGGATATCCAGCGGAGCGTCGCCCGGACCCAGCCGTTCTCGCTGGTCGCGTTCCCCGACGAGATCCGGGCCGTCCGCGGCGAGCGGTTCACCGGGTGGCACCGGAGCGACTACGGCTCGCCGCTGGGGTATCTCTCCCTCGACGAGGGCTGGCGGGAGTCCGCCGGCGAGGGCGCCACCGCGACCGCCACGGCCACCCCCGCCGACCCCGCGACGCTCCGGACGGTTATCACCGACCGGCGACCCACCGAGAACCTCAACCCGCTGGCCGCGGAGTTCCGGTGGGCCGGCGTCCTCACCGGGCTGCTGTACGACCCGCTGGGGTACGAGACGGAGTCCGGCGGGGTCGAGCCGTGGCTGGCCGACGGCTGGGAGTTCGAGACCGTCGACGGGCGACCCCGGGCGCGGGTGCGGCTCCGCGAGGGGCTCACCTGGCACGACGGCGAACCGGTGACGGCAGCGGACGTGGCGCTCACCTACGCGCTGCTCTCTGACGTGACGCTCGGTCGGACCACCGAGGGGACCGACACCGCGACCGACAGCGACGCGGCCGTGGCAGCCCCCCGCTTCCGGGGCCGGAGCAGTCTCGTCGCCGACGCCGAGGTGCTCGACCGGCGGACCGTCGAGGTCCGGTTCGCCGACTGCACCGCCGCGGTCGCGGCGGGCGCGTTCACGGTCCCGGTGTTGCCCGAGCACGTCTGGCGCGAGCGGACCGGTCCGGCCTCGGTCGGCGGCGTCGACTTCGGCGCCACCTCGGAGGCGCTCGTGACCAACAACGTCCCGCCCGTCGGGAGCGGCCCGTTCGCCTTCGAACGCAACGTCCCCGGCGACCGCCTCGTGTTCGAGCGCTTCGACGACCACTTCCTCGCGACCGATCCGCCCGCCGACCTCCCCGGCGGCGTGGACGGGTTTCCACCGTACGAGCGGATCGACGTGACCGTCGTCGGCGCCGACGAGACGGCCGTCTCGATGGTCACGAGCGGCGACGCGGACGTGACCGGGACCGCCGTCGGCGCCGAGACGATCCCGCGGATCGGCCGCTCGGAGGGAGTCGACCTGGTCGTCGGGCGGTCCCCCTCGCCGTACGTCGTCGGCTACAACACGCGCCGGCCGCCGCTGACGAACCCCCGGTTCCGGCACACGCTCGGGCACCTGATCGACCGGCGGGCGCTGGTCGAGGACGTGTTCGACGGCTACGCCTGGCCCGCGGCGAGCGCGCTGGTCGGGTCCGGGCTGGTCCCCTCGGACCTCCAGTTCGACGGCGAACACCCGGTGACGCCCTTCTTCGGATCGGACGGCACGGTGGACGCCGACGCCGCGCGGGCGGCGTTCCGCGACGCCGGCTACGAGTACGACGACGGCACCCTCGTGGAGCGGGACTGA
- a CDS encoding aryl-sulfate sulfotransferase, with translation MSDRRTVRLSLAAVVLLAAGTVAVGYVAAERSSDRVTGDPSVEQALRSGDNSPVVGPRDNRTVVATDSNAFVSDENDGPRAQAELVAFDRDGSVYYHENDHTRYWDVDPVAGTNSTVEFVYADHLDAEECDGSVCTRNGVERVNLTTGESTDVFSRVTPGKHSTRWHDVDRIDDERLLVADIDRDRVFVVNTTTELITWEWGAQAAFDVDSGGPFPADWTHLNDVEHVEIAGRDAAMVSLRNHDQVAFVDFERGLMENWTLGEDGDHDTLYEQHNPDYVPPERGGPALLVADSENGRVVEYQREDGEWNRSWTWSDARMQWPRDADRLPNGHTLVTDSNGDRAFEVDRSGEVVWTATIGFPYEAERLGTGAESAGGRSAATLDLPSREPDRANLSLSGRAMASLPPSVENGIAYVFPRWVGPLEGVAVVALVAAVLLWARLEYRWSNASVGIRNPLRIERR, from the coding sequence ATGTCCGACCGACGGACCGTCCGACTGTCGCTGGCCGCGGTCGTACTCCTCGCAGCGGGGACCGTCGCGGTCGGATACGTCGCGGCCGAGCGGTCGAGCGACCGGGTGACCGGCGACCCGTCGGTCGAGCAGGCGCTGCGGTCGGGAGACAACTCGCCGGTCGTCGGCCCCCGCGACAACCGCACCGTGGTCGCGACCGACTCGAACGCCTTCGTCAGCGACGAGAACGACGGCCCGCGCGCCCAGGCCGAACTCGTCGCGTTCGACCGCGACGGGAGCGTCTACTACCACGAGAACGACCACACCCGCTACTGGGACGTCGACCCCGTCGCCGGGACGAACTCGACGGTCGAGTTCGTCTACGCCGACCACCTCGACGCCGAGGAGTGCGACGGCTCCGTCTGCACGCGCAACGGCGTCGAGCGCGTCAACCTCACCACCGGCGAGTCGACCGACGTATTCAGCCGCGTCACGCCCGGCAAGCACTCGACCCGCTGGCACGACGTCGACCGGATCGACGACGAGCGCCTGCTCGTCGCCGACATCGACCGCGACCGCGTCTTCGTCGTCAACACGACGACGGAGCTGATCACCTGGGAGTGGGGCGCCCAGGCCGCCTTCGACGTCGACAGCGGCGGCCCCTTCCCCGCCGACTGGACGCACCTCAACGACGTGGAACACGTCGAGATAGCGGGTCGCGACGCCGCGATGGTCAGCCTCCGCAACCACGACCAGGTCGCCTTCGTCGACTTCGAGCGGGGGCTGATGGAGAACTGGACGCTCGGCGAGGACGGCGACCACGACACCCTCTACGAGCAGCACAACCCCGATTACGTCCCGCCCGAGCGGGGCGGCCCCGCCCTCCTCGTGGCCGACTCCGAGAACGGCCGCGTCGTCGAGTACCAGCGCGAGGACGGGGAGTGGAACCGGTCGTGGACCTGGAGCGACGCGCGCATGCAGTGGCCGCGGGACGCCGACCGCCTGCCGAACGGCCACACGCTGGTCACCGACTCCAACGGCGACCGGGCCTTCGAGGTGGACCGGTCGGGCGAGGTGGTGTGGACCGCCACGATCGGGTTCCCCTACGAGGCCGAACGGCTGGGGACCGGCGCGGAGAGCGCGGGCGGCCGGAGCGCGGCCACGCTCGACCTGCCGAGTCGGGAGCCGGACCGGGCGAACCTGTCGCTGTCCGGCCGCGCCATGGCGTCGCTGCCGCCGTCGGTCGAAAACGGGATCGCCTACGTCTTCCCGCGCTGGGTCGGCCCCCTCGAAGGGGTCGCCGTCGTCGCGCTCGTCGCCGCCGTCCTCCTCTGGGCCCGCCTGGAGTACCGCTGGTCGAACGCGTCGGTCGGGATCCGGAACCCGCTCCGGATCGAACGGAGATGA
- a CDS encoding glycosyltransferase family 39 protein has product MTAADTIDRDRSLALAARLRHATPLDGRDARWLGLALLPGVVVVAVYLTTNPYPAYGGGLYARIAAAIAANGYAPPATVDGYAVTVPFAYPPLGFYVFALALDLGFDPVTVTRFLPSLAVVAALVPAYLLGRDHTDSRPAGTATAALIALNPQVLEWHVSAGGVVRGFAFLYALTAVYAGYHVFTGGGRRALLGGAVAVALTGLTHPTYTLFVVASYLVFWGGLDRTLGGLARGTAVGVGALALASPWLGWVVATHGPGVFTAAAGTHGGLGGGLDALLAGPSWVRLVPLALAGGALALRRDATVAAWVVVATLLFFQVRFAYAVGALAVAVAGVGVAERLARREGSAFASPDRRAAAAAALVALATVAGGASFAAATTSTTDATTPSFLDDESVAAAEWAAAETHAGARFLVLGDAAEWFPALSDRSIAVGPWGVEWVSATAYDRQLAAFRAASTCDSAACVASAVATVDADPDYVVVPKGRYTVRGVGVVQFGTLDRSFAVADGWTRVHGNDGVAIYRATPDADE; this is encoded by the coding sequence ATGACGGCGGCCGACACCATCGACCGCGACCGGTCGCTCGCGCTGGCCGCTCGACTGCGCCACGCGACACCGCTGGACGGGCGCGACGCGCGGTGGCTGGGACTGGCGCTGCTCCCGGGCGTCGTCGTCGTCGCCGTCTACCTGACGACCAACCCCTATCCGGCCTACGGCGGCGGGCTGTACGCGCGGATCGCCGCCGCGATCGCCGCGAACGGGTACGCCCCGCCCGCGACGGTCGACGGCTACGCGGTCACCGTCCCCTTCGCGTACCCGCCGCTGGGGTTCTACGTCTTCGCGCTCGCCCTCGACCTGGGGTTCGACCCCGTCACCGTCACCCGGTTTCTGCCCTCCCTCGCCGTCGTCGCGGCGCTGGTGCCGGCGTACCTGCTCGGACGGGACCACACCGACTCGCGTCCGGCCGGGACCGCGACCGCGGCGCTGATAGCGCTGAACCCGCAGGTGCTGGAGTGGCACGTCTCCGCGGGCGGCGTCGTCCGCGGGTTCGCCTTCCTGTACGCCCTGACCGCGGTCTACGCCGGGTATCACGTCTTCACCGGCGGCGGTCGGCGAGCGCTGCTGGGGGGCGCCGTCGCGGTCGCGCTAACGGGGCTCACCCACCCGACCTACACCCTGTTCGTCGTCGCGAGCTATCTCGTGTTCTGGGGCGGGCTCGACCGGACGCTCGGGGGACTCGCCCGGGGGACGGCCGTCGGCGTCGGCGCGCTCGCGCTGGCGAGCCCCTGGCTCGGCTGGGTCGTCGCGACCCACGGCCCCGGCGTCTTCACCGCGGCCGCCGGGACCCACGGCGGGCTCGGCGGCGGCCTCGACGCCCTCCTCGCCGGTCCCTCGTGGGTCAGGCTCGTTCCGCTCGCGCTCGCCGGCGGGGCGCTGGCGCTCCGCCGCGACGCGACGGTGGCGGCCTGGGTCGTCGTCGCGACGCTGCTGTTCTTCCAGGTCCGGTTCGCCTACGCCGTCGGCGCCCTGGCGGTAGCGGTCGCGGGCGTCGGCGTCGCCGAGCGCCTCGCCCGGCGGGAGGGGAGCGCGTTCGCCTCGCCGGACCGCCGCGCCGCCGCTGCCGCGGCGCTCGTCGCCCTCGCGACCGTCGCCGGCGGGGCGTCCTTCGCCGCGGCGACGACGTCGACGACCGACGCGACCACGCCCTCGTTCCTGGACGACGAGTCGGTCGCGGCCGCCGAGTGGGCGGCCGCCGAGACGCACGCTGGCGCGCGATTCCTCGTGCTCGGCGACGCCGCCGAGTGGTTCCCCGCGCTGTCGGACCGGTCGATCGCCGTCGGCCCGTGGGGCGTCGAGTGGGTCAGCGCGACCGCCTACGACCGCCAGTTGGCCGCGTTCAGGGCCGCCTCGACGTGCGACAGCGCCGCCTGCGTCGCGTCGGCGGTCGCGACCGTCGACGCCGACCCCGACTACGTCGTCGTCCCGAAGGGCCGCTACACCGTCCGCGGCGTCGGTGTCGTTCAGTTCGGCACGCTCGACCGCTCGTTCGCGGTCGCCGACGGGTGGACGCGCGTCCACGGGAACGACGGGGTCGCGATCTATCGAGCGACTCCCGACGCCGACGAGTGA
- a CDS encoding ABC transporter ATP-binding protein, with the protein MPSIQTNGLTKTFGEDVVAVDDLDLTIEEGEIFGFLGPNGAGKSTTINMLLDFIRPTAGSAQVFGMDAQRECAAIRERIGVLPEGYGFDDYLTGREYMEWAVETKDADDDPERLLDLVGIRDDAGRVAAGYSKGMQQRLAFGMALADDPDLLILDEPSTGLDPNGIQHMRSVIRDRASEGTTVFFSSHILSEVEAVCDRVGVMNEGELVAIDSIEGLRESATGQATIELECAEAPRADGVADIPGVSAVDVADTTLTAECSDPSAKVEVVKRVDERVEVVDILADNTSLEELFNQFTGGGRDGDGSVGEGIDLEDAQGASA; encoded by the coding sequence ATGCCCTCCATCCAGACGAACGGACTGACGAAGACCTTCGGCGAGGACGTGGTCGCCGTCGACGACCTCGACCTCACTATCGAGGAAGGCGAGATCTTCGGCTTCCTCGGGCCCAACGGCGCGGGGAAGTCGACGACGATCAACATGCTGCTCGACTTCATCCGGCCGACCGCGGGGTCGGCCCAGGTGTTCGGCATGGACGCCCAGCGCGAGTGCGCCGCCATCCGCGAGCGCATCGGCGTCCTCCCCGAAGGGTACGGCTTCGACGACTACCTCACCGGCCGCGAGTACATGGAGTGGGCCGTCGAGACCAAGGACGCCGACGACGACCCCGAACGGCTGCTCGACCTCGTGGGCATCCGCGACGACGCGGGCCGCGTGGCCGCCGGCTACTCGAAGGGGATGCAACAGCGCCTCGCGTTCGGGATGGCGCTGGCCGACGACCCCGATCTGTTGATCCTCGACGAGCCCTCGACGGGGCTGGACCCCAACGGCATCCAGCACATGCGGTCGGTCATCCGCGACCGCGCCAGTGAGGGGACGACCGTCTTCTTCTCCAGTCACATCCTCTCGGAGGTCGAGGCGGTCTGTGACCGCGTCGGCGTGATGAACGAGGGGGAACTGGTCGCCATCGACTCCATCGAGGGGCTGCGCGAGAGCGCGACCGGCCAGGCCACCATCGAACTGGAGTGCGCCGAGGCGCCGCGAGCCGACGGGGTCGCCGACATCCCGGGCGTCTCGGCGGTCGACGTGGCCGACACGACGCTGACCGCCGAGTGTTCCGACCCGAGCGCGAAGGTCGAGGTGGTCAAGCGAGTCGACGAGCGGGTCGAGGTCGTCGACATCCTCGCGGACAACACCTCGCTGGAGGAGCTGTTCAACCAGTTCACCGGCGGCGGCCGCGACGGCGACGGCTCGGTCGGCGAGGGGATCGACCTCGAAGACGCCCAGGGGGCCTCGGCATGA
- a CDS encoding ABC transporter permease subunit — translation MSTVTVAKKDFKAARRSKLLWAAAIVLGLIAAFVGYVSGNASGGDAAQVRALFRVLTLLLAVLLPIVALVASYLAIAGEREGGGIKFLLSLPNTRRSVFVGKLLSRNGIVAGGVAFMYVAAISTALTRHGAFPAAVVFGTLLITLAYGSTFVSIALAMSSAAASRSRAIAGAFGTYFLLVILYVFPVASVGDIARWLHTTLLGASPNPDLYNAVQYTSPYLAYRKAVNLVMPAEMRQIVFYSSLPDDISYGSPAANEVLPLYLQDQASLVVLAFWLVVPLAIGYALFERADLE, via the coding sequence ATGAGTACGGTCACGGTCGCCAAGAAGGACTTCAAGGCCGCCCGCCGGTCGAAGCTGCTCTGGGCGGCGGCGATCGTCCTCGGCCTGATCGCGGCGTTCGTCGGCTACGTCTCCGGGAACGCGTCCGGCGGCGACGCCGCGCAGGTCCGGGCGCTCTTTCGCGTCCTGACGCTGCTGCTCGCCGTCCTCCTGCCGATCGTCGCGCTGGTGGCGAGCTATCTCGCCATCGCGGGCGAGCGCGAGGGCGGCGGGATCAAGTTCCTGCTCTCCCTGCCGAACACCCGCCGGAGCGTCTTCGTCGGGAAGCTGCTGAGCCGCAACGGCATCGTCGCCGGCGGCGTCGCGTTCATGTACGTCGCGGCGATCAGCACGGCGCTGACCCGCCACGGGGCGTTCCCGGCCGCCGTCGTCTTCGGGACGCTGCTGATAACGCTCGCCTACGGGTCGACGTTCGTCAGCATCGCGCTGGCGATGTCCTCGGCGGCCGCCTCCCGCAGCCGCGCCATCGCCGGCGCCTTCGGGACGTACTTCCTGCTGGTCATCCTCTACGTCTTCCCGGTCGCGTCGGTCGGCGACATCGCCCGCTGGCTCCACACGACCCTGCTCGGCGCCAGTCCGAACCCCGACCTGTACAACGCCGTCCAGTACACCAGCCCGTATCTGGCCTACCGCAAGGCCGTCAACCTCGTGATGCCGGCCGAGATGCGCCAGATCGTCTTCTATTCGAGCCTGCCCGACGACATCAGCTACGGGTCGCCGGCGGCCAACGAGGTGTTGCCGCTGTACCTGCAGGACCAGGCCTCGCTGGTCGTCCTCGCCTTCTGGCTGGTGGTACCGCTCGCGATCGGCTACGCGCTGTTCGAGAGGGCTGATCTCGAATGA